From Oryza sativa Japonica Group chromosome 4, ASM3414082v1, one genomic window encodes:
- the LOC4336343 gene encoding sialyltransferase-like protein 3 gives MKRRHWSHPSCGLLLLVAVFCLLLVFRCSQLRHSGDGAAAAAPDGGAGRNDGDDVDERLVELAAVDPAAMAVLQAAKRLLEGNLARAPERHRDVALRGLREWVGKQERFDPGVMSELVELIKRPIDRYNGDGGGGGEGEGRRYASCAVVGNSGILLAAEHGELIDGHELVVRLNNAPAGDGRYARHVGARTGLAFLNSNVLSQCAVPRRGACFCRAYGEGVPILTYMCNAAHFVEHAVCNNASSSSSGAADATAAAPVIVTDPRLDALCARIVKYYSLRRFARETGRPAEEWARRHEEGMFHYSSGMQAVVAAAGVCDRVSVFGFGKDASARHHYHTLQRRELDLHDYEAEYEFYRDLESRPEAIPFLRQRNSGFRLPPVSFYR, from the coding sequence ATGAAGAGGAGGCATTGGAGCCACCCGTCGTGCGGCCTCCTCCTGCTCGTCGCCGTCTTCTGCCTTCTCCTCGTCTTCCGCTGCTCCCAGCTGCGCCATTCCGGCGatggcgccgcggccgccgcgccggatGGTGGTGCGGGACGGAACGATGGTGATGACGTTGACGAGAGGCTTGTGGAGCTCGCGGCCGTGGacccggcggcgatggcggtgctGCAGGCGGCAAAGAGGCTGCTCGAAGGGAACCTGGCGAGGGCGCCGGAGAGGCACCGCGACGTCGCGCTCCGGGGGCTGAGGGAGTGGGTCGGCAAGCAGGAGCGGTTCGACCCCGGCGTGATGTCCGAGCTCGTGGAACTCATCAAGCGCCCCATCGATCGGTAcaacggcgacggtggtggcggcggcgagggggagggcCGGAGGTACGCGTCTTGCGCGGTGGTCGGGAACAGCGGGATCCTGCTGGCGGCGGAGCACGGCGAGCTCATCGACGGGCACGAGCTCGTGGTCCGCCTCAACAACGCGCCGGCGGGGGACGGTCGGTAcgcgcgccacgtcggcgcgagGACCGGCCTCGCGTTCCTCAACAGCAACGTGCTGAGCCAGTGCGCCGTCCCGCGCCGCGGCGCCTGCTTCTGCCGCGCCTACGGCGAGGGCGTGCCCATCCTGACGTACATGTGCAACGCCGCGCACTTCGTCGAGCACGCCGTGTGCAAcaacgcctcctcctcctcgtcgggcgccgccgacgccaccgcggcggcgccggtgatcGTGACGGACCCGAGGCTGGACGCGCTGTGCGCGCGGATCGTCAAGTACTACTCGCTGCGGCGGTTCGCGCGGGAGAcggggcggccggcggaggagtgggcgcggcggcacgaggaAGGCATGTTCCACTACTCGTCGGGGATGCAggcggtggtggccgcggcgggcGTGTGCGACCGCGTGTCGGTGTTCGGGTTCGGCAAGGACGCGTCGGCGCGGCACCACTACCACACGCTGCAACGGCGCGAGCTGGACCTTCACGACTACGAGGCGGAGTACGAGTTCTACCGTGACCTCGAGTCGCGGCCCGAGGCGATACCCTTCCTGCGCCAACGCAACTCCGGCttccgcctgccgcccgtgtcgttcTACCGCTGA